One window of the Candidatus Dormiibacterota bacterium genome contains the following:
- a CDS encoding PRC-barrel domain-containing protein, giving the protein MSAEQLRRYIGCRVVDERGHPLGRVVGITHHGDGGASALVSGGPWPWSDGLQVPLDGAATAGGLLQVRPTADLSPAPPATADRAEGSG; this is encoded by the coding sequence ATGAGCGCAGAGCAGCTTCGGCGGTACATCGGCTGCCGCGTCGTCGACGAGAGGGGGCACCCCCTGGGACGGGTCGTCGGCATCACCCACCACGGTGACGGCGGGGCGAGCGCCCTGGTGTCGGGGGGGCCATGGCCCTGGAGCGACGGTCTCCAGGTCCCCCTTGACGGTGCAGCGACCGCCGGCGGGCTGCTCCAGGTGCGACCCACCGCCGACCTGTCGCCGGCCCCGCCGGCGACCGCTGACAGAGCGGAGGGATCGGGGTGA